TACAGCTGCTTTCAAACCAAGTAGCATTCATCACATTAgcttttttgtgtctcttttttttttaagtgagtCATTATTCTACAGCATGTCTCTAAAGCCTGCGTTGTCTCGCACCATGCTGCTGTAAACTACTCTGTACACCTTTAAAACATCCAGCGCTGAAGGCCGGAGCTTGGGGTCTTCTTTTTTGCACTGCTCATGGATCTGAAAAAGATGGAAATGGACCAAGTCCCCTCCAGGAACCCTTCCCATGAGGAACCACGTCACATCTGGGATCTTCCAGATATCCGTCTTCTCATCATACCCGGGcatgacatcatctgaaaaAGGCTCCCCCGTGTCTCTGAATGGCCACAGCTGCTCTGGGGCCACAAAGTCCCCAGTAAGCTCCCAGTGGCCACATTTCACCAACAAGCCCTTGAGTGGATCCACCTCAGGCAGCGCATCCAGATCGTTCACTATTAGGTGAAAGTCACTTGTCAGCAGAAACTGGGACAGAGTTTTCTCCAGGCTGTTGGAATCACACATAACCCGTCGCCCAGCTGGACTGTTGTGGAGGTAATGGAGAATGGAGACATAGTCTATAGCCAGCCTTAGTCGCACCTGccatgtgttgtgtttctggtgCTGCTCTAGTGCAAGAACACTATCCAAGTTAAGCAGTGAGCCAAGTGGGTGGTGCTCTGTAACCAGGACACTGTCTTCAAGGCAAAACCCAACCAACTGAACTACATGGGGGGCCTGCAAGGCCTGTAACATGGACAATCCATGGAGAAAATCCTCAAGGTAATCCAGAGAGGCTAGTGTGGACACAGCAACCTTCTGACCTCTCCACTCTGCCAAATAGACCTGGGGAAAGAAAAGTGGAGGCTAAAGTTACATGGCAAGTGAACTGCATTAGGACTGCTATGAATAACAAATATGGGCCTTTGAGCTGTACAATAAgctctaaaaaaacaaaaacaaacaaaaagtttaagacaaatgataaaaaaataaacccttGATACTGCTGTGAaggaaatattttattcatactgtactgtttaGCTGCTTGATTGGTTTTAATTTTATCAGTTTCGAATGACTGGCAtgattgtttctttttaatcacCGTGTTTGCATGGCTCTCAAGATTGTACACTGATGTGACTTGTGGccaaatttaatttgaaatggaacaaattaaatttatagCCCCACTCTCTCGGTTAGAATTAAGTTATTCATGATGTAATATTGatttttggattttttattttaggaattgaggttactactactactactactactactactactactactactactactactactacaacaaaCTATGAAATTAGAGAAGTGGAGCCTTCTGCAGGTGttcaattccttttttttttctcccccacaCACAAAAGACTGAGGCAATCTACATTGTAAAATATGATTTACCTTCTTAACAGCTCCCTGGCCAATCAGCTTCAACTTGCGtacttctgtgtttatttgtgaacACTGGAGCAAGGGAGTGCAGTTTTTCATTGTCGTCATTTTAAAGTGTAGGGGCTGACAGCCTACATGAGAGGACATGTGATGCTGATCAGTCTGATACAGGGAGTCCAAATAAAGATAGATCAAGACATTGCCGAGAAGCAAGGCAGCAAGACACACAACTACCACTGGCACACTGTGTGAGACAGGACTGTTGCTGCTCCTCCGACCCATGGTGCTCTGCAgctgaaatggaaaaacaaaagagtgtGGAAATAAATATACCAGCAACAGATCTAAGCATTACTAGTTTACTAGTAGTCAGActgaaaaacctgaaaaaatCCGTTCCAAGTCAGCTTCATTCATTACAAACTCTAGCTGTGCTGGTAGGTACAGTCAGAAATGTTGTACCTGTAACCATACACTGATGTCAATTAACCAATGCCcaaccacagacaccagaacaATGAACTAGCCAAGTGCACAACAGAACTACTATAGTTGGAAGgtagcaataaaacaaaaagaaaaagattcatGATTTACTAGCTACTGTTAAGTGACCCGTTACGTTGAGCTAATGTTAGCTGCATGACGAGCAGGCACAGCAAACTAGCTAACGTTCAGACAACGTTAAGCAACGAAACGGAAAAATGATACTCAGCATTGTGTAGCGACATTTACTAACATACCTGCTGCAACACGGGTTCACATGGTGTTAAGATTCAGCACTTtttcacaataacaacaatacgGGTTTAGACTCGAGTAACACCAGCGACCATGATTCCGGAAGGAGAATAAAACCACTTCCTGGGATATTTACAGAATAAAAGCACTATATTTATAGAACCTGGTCAAAATCTAAAATAGTTAACCTTTTGCAAATAAAGCCACCAAGTCATTATTTGTTTCTTCCCGCACTTATGGGAATATAACTTTAAGTTATCCATGTGATTCCGCTCAGAGACCTTGAAAACAATCCTCGAACAGAACGACACCCGCACTCGTTGCGGTAGGCGTGTGCTACGGAGCAGGGCGGGCTCTCGGGCGCTGGTACAGATGATGCTTTTATTCTGGAAAAATTGGATGTCAGTTACTGATTGTCAAAGCGAAAGGTTGTCGCCTCAGTAAAAGCGATTGTAAGACGTCCAGTGGCAGCGAACAGGTACCGTCTCTACTAAACATCTCTTTGTAGTCCTCTGTCTAACATTCAGCCAAGTCGCAATTTAACCTGAGCTACAACTTCGACATCTTTATTGATGAAAGTGGTCACAGCTGAGATTCGATGCTGTGTCCAACCTGTCAAAGAACAGCTACGCACAGATAGCTAACGGTAGCTCATGCGGCTAGCTTAGTTAGTACCGCAGttaaattacagaaaaacacaaagtgcgTTTTGTCCTATAATTTTCTTGCTTACATGTAACGCTAGTTGGGAGTTTGGTATCTTCTATTCATCATAGCTGGTAGCTTAGCGCTAACGTAGGTTAGTTAAAgatggctgtttttttttgtcgcTTCCTGTGTTGTTGAGGCGTGACATCTGTTTATTCCTACTTGTGTGCTGTGTCTTCgctttatgaaaaacaaaagcactgtTAATTTTGCATATGATCacagtaatataataaaacactttatgtgttttattttcatatgcGATTATGCAACTGTTCCTTTATAACTTATCCCATCTTTGCTGTTATAGGCACTGGTCAGGTGTTAGTTAGTTGTTGGGTATATGTTACGATACACACTGATGTTAAGGATGGTTATAAAGTccactgtgaatgctgaatcTTAAATGGTGGAATACGTGCTGTGGTCCATGAGTGGGATGAGCTCTGTTTCCATAGTTTCTGTCTCATCAGTGGGGGCTGTGATGTCAGCACAGCACTGCCCCTTCCCTGTCCTCCTGTTATCTCCACCTTGCTCTGTTAACAGCGATGAGTCACCAGACGAGCTcaacagctcagtgtttttctttcctctgccaTGTATCCTGTGGGTTTCAAGGTAGCTTAAATGTGGCTGTCTCTGAGTGTATTGTGAACGTTGTTTGCAAATCAATGATGTCATGATTGTCTtataacagtgttttatttctcttctttgtaTCAGTGTGATCAGGTGCCTCAGTTTATTGTATCTGTCAGTCTAAGAAAAGTTACATTACAATGTTACAGTAGTGTACAATATCATAATATATCATGACTATGTTTACTACTAGTAAATAGCTTGAGCCTGACCGGCTAGATTAATTTAAGAGTATGATAAAGACGAGTAGACTACACAGTGAGTTATTGTAATAAAAGATGGTTATCGGTGACACTTGGGTAGTTTTGACTGCTCTTATTaggtttatttgtttgtgcattAACTTGTAATTTATGTTGACTATAAATGCTGATTTGTAAAGGTAACATTGGGATTAGTAATAGAAGTAAATAGTGCCGTTCAGTCACATAATGTTTGTGGAGTGTAGGTGATGAACAAGAATATACTTAATTTGCATTACAATGGGTTTTACATGTGTAATGTACATGTATAACAAGCgagagaatgttttttttagcttttgg
The Anabas testudineus chromosome 22, fAnaTes1.2, whole genome shotgun sequence DNA segment above includes these coding regions:
- the pomk gene encoding protein O-mannose kinase, giving the protein MGRRSSNSPVSHSVPVVVVCLAALLLGNVLIYLYLDSLYQTDQHHMSSHVGCQPLHFKMTTMKNCTPLLQCSQINTEVRKLKLIGQGAVKKVYLAEWRGQKVAVSTLASLDYLEDFLHGLSMLQALQAPHVVQLVGFCLEDSVLVTEHHPLGSLLNLDSVLALEQHQKHNTWQVRLRLAIDYVSILHYLHNSPAGRRVMCDSNSLEKTLSQFLLTSDFHLIVNDLDALPEVDPLKGLLVKCGHWELTGDFVAPEQLWPFRDTGEPFSDDVMPGYDEKTDIWKIPDVTWFLMGRVPGGDLVHFHLFQIHEQCKKEDPKLRPSALDVLKVYRVVYSSMVRDNAGFRDML